The Tubulanus polymorphus chromosome 1, tnTubPoly1.2, whole genome shotgun sequence genome contains a region encoding:
- the LOC141898130 gene encoding sodium channel protein para-like, producing the protein MDNTGGGRFRLFTKESLARIEQRIAELKEKQIEKELREKELKEQKEHAPKENPSMEAGKKLPPSLSDYFPPELAGKPLEDFDEYYDDKRTFVVVSKDKTIFRFSATSGMFCLTPQNIIRRAAIYVLVHPLFSLSVMVTILVNCAFMAMRESPNDKTSKIAEPVFTAIYTVEASTKILARGVILAEFTYLRDAWNWLDFAVISLAYLMFLVKNLGNLSALRTFRVLRALKTVAVVPGLKTIVGALMEAVRRLRDVMILTCFVLSIFALIGLQIYSGSLLQKCVRDPPEEYNITKENDTDPGWLAWIEDESNYYEYNGAYTGFMVCDHAKNGGLCPPDYTCVRNVGENPNFGYTNFDNFGWALLSSFRLMTQDYWENLYQLIIRANGPWHMLFFMLVIFLGSFYLVNLILAIVAMSYDEQQKQDKADEEAEELLRKEEEDRREREEAMDDQKSPSVGSCTSIELYLSRQKPDREDKERISIKSDCYGSQDKTRRRLSVLNGKVKKPSLSLPGSPFAPRRGSRGSQFSWKRPKQHHHPHLHRGATDRTPLVLPYIENINLPYADDSNAVTPSSEELCTLQHSHPNFLQARRASFSSHHSRVSHLETNGRAPPGSRRSSFSSQRSKLSARHSYSSPADAPSKTKELAARSNKNRENRATHPLLPEVIVDKPKSDDNESSSSGSECDTVKQKLFADNPFICRTPSQTVVDMKDVMVLKDLIDHAGKRRSTYIYKIEYETKPCRRFMKEEGMDRKAYYKAKAIHWFCTWDVPDWFKTVEKICQFIILDAFAEVFIILCILVNTLFMALDKYPMDKDFERSLQIGNYVFTGIFAAEATLKIIALNPKNYFTDGWNIFDSIIVFLSFLELTLEGVQGLSVLRTFRLLRVFKLAKSWQTLNLLMGIIARTIGALGNLTFVLGIIIFIFAVVGMQLFGQFYDKEENWPGGDIPRWNFCDFFHSFMIVFRVLCGEWIESMWNCMRVVDPSWPCVPFFLLTMVIGNLVVLNLFLALLLSSFGAESLQASQSADEPNKMQEAADRVSRFLNWAKVKLSQCFKGVIKKKRAIPPCEEDHVTKTENDMMLDGDGPMRNGRLCDTQDSPGNEDRKSCGSANKEKEEPPTRPASVDSLCKLKKSTSRDSGQSSNGKNGNSEGKDSKSTGKGRDDVDSDIEGSIDGKSEENNDGEPREVEVVYVAYPDDCCPNICVRKIPICTTFLQTKPGKAWWKVRCYMFKLVEHKYFEMFIITMILLSSVSLALEDVNLPERKTLKEILEYADKCYTVIFVMEMVIKWLAFGFKKYFTDAWCWLDFIIVAISIISIVAKVVGLGNIGPFKAMRTLRALRPLRTVSRMDGMRVVVNALIQAIPSICNVLLVCLVFWLIFSIMGVQLFAGGFWKCKWKHNDTLLPVSMVDNKTECEGLQSEGYNVTWDNARVNFDNVMNAYLALFQVATFKGWMVIMQDATDFRGKEKQPEREYNVYFYVYFVLFIIFGSFFTLNLFIGVIIDNFNVQKKKAGGSLEMFMTDDQKKYYNAMKKLGSKAPQKPIPRPRFKIQAFFFDLTTNQKFDIFIMIFILLNMGVMAVDAHGQDEAVRSVLEKINLAFISIFTCECVMKLLGLRWYYFKQPWNVFDFVIVVFSLVAIGLQDIMSSFPISPTLIRVVRVFRVGRVLRLVKSAKGIRTLLFSLAVSLPALFNIGLLLFLVMFIYAMFGMNFFSRVKHASGIDDLFNFETFGKSVIILFQMSTSAGWDGVLDALMNDHPPLCNDTRTEYSENGDCGNGTLGIIFLSSYLVMSFLVVINMYIAVILENFTQATEDVQQGLTQDDFDTYYEKWEKYDPEATHYIHFEMLSDLVDDIEEPLRVPKPNYYKLVSMDIPICKDMRLHCVDILDALTKSFLGTSGTDGDLPAPQTGPQKPPDYEVVTSTLKLQRELYCAKIVQAAWRNYRKRRPSVPIATIVKVDETNTTGGDAKDGDKDKDKSPGNSISTPAIPDSRTVELRPESGVVA; encoded by the exons ACATTCGTTGTTGTATCGAAGGACAAGACAATCTTCCGGTTTAGCGCCACATCTGGAATGTTTTGCCTCACACCACAGAATATCATAAGACGGGCAGCGATATATGTTTTAGTCCATCC ATTATTTAGTTTGTCTGTTATGGTGACTATTCTTGTGAACTGTGCTTTTATGGCCATGAGGGAATCCCCAAATGATAAAACTAGCAAGATAGCCGA GCCCGTATTTACGGCAATTTACACTGTAGAAGCCTCGACTAAAATCCTTGCGAGAGGTGTCATTTTGGCGGAATTCACGTATTTACGGGATGCATGGAACTGGCTTGATTTTGCGGTCATTTCTTTAGC ATATTTGATGTTTCTTGTTAAGAACTTAGGCAACCTTTCGGCACTTCGTACATTTAGGGTGCTTAGAGCACTGAAGACAGTAGCTGTAGTACCGG GATTGAAAACTATCGTTGGCGCCTTGATGGAAGCCGTGCGCCGGTTACGCGATGTGATGATCCTGACTTGTTTCGTCTTGTCTATATTTGCATTGATCGGCTTACAAATTTATTCGGGTAGTTTATTACAAAAGTGTGTCAGAGATCCACCGGAGGAATATAACATAACGAAGGAGAACGACACCGATCCTGGCTGGCTAGCTTGGATCGAAGATGAAA GTAACTATTACGAATACAATGGAGCCTATACGGGATTCATGGTCTGTGATCATGCTAAAAATGGCGG ATTGTGTCCACCTGACTACACGTGCGTTAGAAACGTCGGCGAGAACCCAAATTTTGGATatacaaattttgataattttggcTGGGCTCTGCTCAGTTCCTTCAGACTCATGACGCAAGATTATTGGGAAAACCTCTATCAATTA ATAATTCGTGCGAATGGGCCGTGGCATATGTTGTTCTTCATGCTTGTTATATTCCTGGGATCGTTCTACCTCGTCAATTTGATTTTGGCCATTGTCGCCATGTCCTACGACGAACAACAAAAGCAGGACAAAGCGGACGAAGAGGCGGAGGAGTTGCTGCGAAAG GAGGAAGAAGATCGTCGAGAACGCGAAGAGGCAATGGATGATCAGAAGAGTCCATCGGTCGGTTCCTGTACGAGCATAGAGCTGTACTTGAGTCGGCAGAAGCCGGATCGAGAGGATAAAGAACGGATTAGTATTAAATCGGATTGTTACGGATCTCAGGATAAAACCAGACGTCGGCTGAGTGTTCTAAACGGCAAAGTGAAAAAA CCAAGCCTCAGTCTTCCAGGATCGCCGTTTGCGCCTAGAAGAGGCAGTCGAGGCAGTCAGTTCAGTTGGAAAAGACCGAAACAGCATCACCATCCTCACCTACACAGAGGCGCCACGGATAGGACGCCGCTTGTTTTACCTTATATAGAAAACATAAACTTACCGTACGCTGACGATTCAAATGCTGTGACGCCTTCGTCAGAAGAACTATGCACATTACAACATTCTCACCCCAACTTTCTGCAGGCACGACGTGCCAGCTTTTCATCCCACCATAGCCGAGTATCCCACCTAGAAACGAACGGTCGAGCACCACCAGGTTCGCGTAGGAGTAGCTTCTCGTCGCAAAGAAGCAAACTATCTGCTCGACACTCTTATAGTTCACCTGCTGATGCCCCGAGTAAAACTAAAGAACTAGCAGCTCGGAGCAATAAAAACCGCGAAAATCGGGCAACGCATCCACTTTTACCTGAAGTAATCGTAGATAAACCGAAATCCGACGATAAT GAGTCTTCCAGTAGTGGGTCTGAATGTGATACGGTTAAGCAGAAACTGTTCGCGGACAACCCATTCATATGCCGAACCCCTAGCCAAACAGTCGTTGATATGAAAG ATGTGATGGTTCTCAAAGATCTTATTGATCACGCAGGAAAACGAAGGAGTACGTATATATACAAgattgagtatgaaacaaagCCCTGTCGTC GTTTTATGAAAGAAGAAGGAATGGATAGAAAAGCATATTACAAAGCGAAAGCAATCCATTGGTTTTGTACCTGGGACGTTCCAGACTGGTTTAAAACGGTGGAAAAAATATGCCAGTTTATCATACTGGATGCGTTTGCTGAAGTGTTTATCATTCTGTGTATTTTAGTTAACACTCTTTTTATGGCCTTGGATAAATATCCAATGGACAAAGACTTCGAACGGTCATTGCAAATAGGAAATTAC GTGTTCACCGGGATATTTGCCGCTGAAGCGACTCTCAAAATCATAGCGTTGAATCCGAAGAACTATTTCACGGACGGATGGAACATTTTCGATAGTATAATCGTCTTTCTCAGCTTCCTTGAACTAACGCTAGAAGGTGTACAAGGCTTGTCTGTTCTTCGTACTTTTCGATTG TTGCGTGTTTTCAAATTGGCGAAATCCTGGCAAACATTAAATCTACTCATGGGAATCATTGCACGGACTATTGGTGCATTAGGAAACCTTACTTTTGTGCTTgggattattatttttatattcgCTGTGGTCGGTATGCAATTATTCGGACAATTCTACGATAAGGAGGAAAATTGGCCCGGTGGTGATATTCCGCGATGGAACTTTTGCGACTTCTTTCATTCTTTTATGATAGTATTTCGTGTGTTGTGTGGAGAGTGGATCGAATCTATGTGGAACTGTATGCGAGTAGTAGATCCTAGTTGGCCTTGCGTTCCATTTTTCTTGTTAACCATGGTCATAGGAAATTTAGTG GTGCTGAATTTGTTTCTTGCTTTGCTGTTGAGCTCGTTCGGCGCAGAGAGTCTTCAAGCATCTCAAAGTGCTGATGAACCGAACAAAATGCAAGAGGCTGCCGACCGTGTCAGTCGGTTCCTAAACTGGGCCAAGGTTAAGCTCAGCCAATGTTTCAAAGGAGTCATCAAGAAAAAACGAGCGATTCCGCCGTGCGAAGAGGACCATGTCACTAAAACTGAAAACGATATGATGTTGGACGGAGACGGCCCGATGAGAAATGGCAGATTATGCGATACGCAAGACTCGCCGGGAAATGAAGATAGAAAGAGCTGTGGCTCAGCAAACAAAGAAAAG GAGGAACCTCCAACTAGACCAGCGAGTGTGGATTCACTATGCAAGTTGAAGAAATCCACCTCAAGGGATAGCGGGCAGTCAAGTAATGGTAAAAATGGAAATAGCGAAGGAAAGGATAGCAAGTCAACGGGCAAAGGCCGAGACGATGTGGATTCAGATATTGAGGGCAGCATTGATGGTAAATCTGAAGAGAATAACGACGGAGAACCAAGAGAAGTCGAGGTTGTCTATGTTGCGTACCCCGATGACTGCTGTCCAAATATATGCGTACGAAAAATTCCGATTTGTACGACTTTCCTGCAAACAAAACCGGGCAAAGCATGGTGGAAAGTCCGCTGTTATATGTTCAAATTAGTCGAACACAAGTACTTCGAGATGTTCATTATCACCATGATTCTTCTCAGTAGTGTATCTTTA GCCTTAGAAGACGTTAACCTTCCTGAAAGAAAAACATTGAAGGAAATCTTAGAGTATGCTGATAAATGCTACACGGTTATATTTGTTATGGAGATGGTGATCAAGTGGTTGGCGTTTGGTTTcaagaaatatttcactgacGCCTGGTGTTGGTTAGACTTCATCATTGTCGCT ATATCTATCATAAGCATTGTTGCTAAGGTTGTCGGATTGGGAAATATCGGACCGTTTAAGGCCATGAGGACGCTACGTGCCTTACGACCTCTCAGAACAGTTTCCAGAATGGATGGCATGAGG GTTGTTGTAAACGCACTCATACAGGCTATCCCATCAATCTGTAACGTATTGTTGGTGTGTCTAGTCTTCTGGCTAATATTCAGTATCATGGGTGTCCAACTATTTGCCGGTGGATTCTGGAAATGCAAGTGGAAGCACAACGATACACTTCTTCCGGTATCCATGGTCGATAACAAGACTGAATGCGAAGGTTTGCAATCCGAGGGTTATAACGTCACATGGGACAATGCTCGAGTGAATTTTGACAATGTTATGAATGCGTACCTCGCCTTATTCCAAGTG GCAACGTTCAAAGGTTGGATGGTCATCATGCAAGATGCGACCGATTTTAGAGGG AAAGAGAAACAACCAGAGCGGGAATATAACGTATACTTCTACGTGTACTTTGTCCTATTCATTATATTCGGGTCTTTTTTCACTCTCAATCTGTTCATTGGTGTGATCATCGATAATTTCAACGTACAAAAGAAGAAG GCTGGCGGGTCTCTGGAAATGTTTATGACCGACGACCAGAAGAAATATTACAACGCTATGAAGAAATTAGGATCCAAGGCACCGCAGAAACCGATACCAAGGCCACGG TTCAAGATACAAGCGTTCTTCTTCGATCTAACGACGAACCAGAAGTtcgatatattcatcatgataTTTATTCTGCTGAACATGGGAGTGATGGCGGTCGATGCGCATGGTCAAGATGAAGCTGTCAGGAGTGTCTTAGAGAAAATTAACCTCGCTTTTATATCGATTTTCACGTGTGAATGTGTTATGAAACTACTTGGTCTGCGTTGGTATTATTTCAAGCAACCTTGGAACGTATTTGATTTTGTCATTGTGGTGTTTTCTTTAGTCG caATTGGCCTGCAAGACATTATGTCAAGCTTCCCGATATCGCCAACCCTGATACGTGTCGTACGTGTGTTCAGAGTCGGTCGTGTGTTACGTTTAGTCAAATCGGCTAAAGGGATTAGAACCTTATTGTTTTCTCTTGCCGTATCATTGCCTGCCTTGTTCAATATTGGATTACTGCTATTCCTGGTTATGTTCATATACGCCATGTTCGGTATGAACTTTTTCTCGAGGGTCAAACACGCTTCGGGAATCGACGATCTGTTCAATTTCGAAACGTTCGGTAAAAGCGTCATAATCCTGTTTCAAATGTCAACATCTGCTGGCTGGGACGGAGTTTTAGACGCGTTGATGAACGACCATCCGCCTCTGTGTAACGACACTCGCACTGAATACAGCGAGAACGGAGACTGCGGTAACGGCACGCTTGGTATCATTTTCCTATCATCGTATTTAGTAATGAGCTTTCTGGTggttataaacatgtacatTGCTGTGATTCTGGAAAACTTCACTCAAGCGACCGAGGACGTTCAACAAGGGTTGACGCAGGACGACTTCGATACGTACTACGAGAAATGGGAAAAATACGACCCGGAGGCCActcattatattcatttcgaAATGCTTTCGGATCTAGTCGACGATATTGAGGAGCCGCTTCGTGTGCCAAAACCCAACTACTACAAACTCGTATCGATGGATATACCAATCTGCAAAGATATGCGCTTGCACTGTGTTGATATTCTAGACGCTTTAACGAAGAGTTTCTTGGGAACGAGTGGCACGGACGGTGATTTGCCTGCACCGCAAACCGGACCTCAAAAACCGCCAGATTACGAAGTGGTCACCTCAACCTTAAAATTGCAACGCGAGTTATACTGCGCGAAAATAGTTCAAGCGGCTTGGAGGAATTATCGCAAACGGCGACCCAGCGTACCGATAGCTACGATCGTGAAAGTCGACGAAACGAACACGACCGGTGGCGACGCGAAAGACGGCGATAAGGATAAGGATAAGAGTCCGGGAAATAGCATCTCAACGCCGGCGATACCTGACAGCCGAACAGTAGAACTACGCCCGGAAAGCGGTGTCGTTGCGTGA